A window of Elgaria multicarinata webbii isolate HBS135686 ecotype San Diego chromosome 2, rElgMul1.1.pri, whole genome shotgun sequence contains these coding sequences:
- the RIOX1 gene encoding ribosomal oxygenase 1, whose translation MALPGPRVSALSAYRSAGQLWKRERPPRPTHGLSVCPRRRRMKKRPVTKAAAGNGSAAPGAGDGVQPDDARPLPGAAEKLAKKRRVKAGSTDGPPLPSPGMGPQGKRERGRADGKPPAVAARYGEGQTPSLQRPSTGCSLRRLLRELASVQHSRQRAARLFEWLIAPISLQQFFSRYWEKKPLLIHRRSPSYYRDLFSTAEFDAILRDQDVQFGVNLDVTSYEDGKRETHNPVGRAVPAVVWDFYKNGCSLRMLNPQAFSSTVWHFLSILQEQFSSMVGANTYLTPPGTQGFAPHYDDIEAFVIQLEGKKHWRVYNPRNAAEVLPQLSSNNFNQTEIGEPILETILEAGDLLYFPRGFIHQGDCLPDAHSLHITVSSYQRNSWGDLMEKLLPSALQMAIEEDVEYRQGLPLDYLEYMGVVNSDAVDPRRVAFMQKLTTLITKLVDYVPVDAAVDQKAKAFLHDCLPPVLSESEKALSVYGHPARWENGNVQNIDIQIKENTQVRLLRYGIVRLCNEGDSMLLYYTTENSRVYHKEEPKYCEIEPEYIDSVEFLLSSYPKYVSVKVLPCATLDDKIALATVLFEKGLLITKNPLSV comes from the coding sequence ATGGCGTTGCCGGGCCCACGTGTGTCTGCGCTTTCGGCTTATCGGTCTGCGGGACAGCTTTGGAAACGGGAACGGCCGCCCCGTCCAACACACGGTTTGTCCGTCTGCCCGAGACGCCGGAGGATGAAGAAGCGGCCCGTGACGAAAGCAGCAGCCGGGAATGGGTCGGCTGCACCGGGGGCCGGCGATGGGGTGCAGCCTGACGACGCCCGCCCTCTCCCGGGTGCAGCGGAGAAGCTAGCAAAGAAACGGAGGGTTAAGGCGGGATCCACGGATGGGCCGCCTTTGCCGAGCCCTGGGATGGGGCCGCAAGGGAAGCGTGAGCGCGGTCGGGCAGACGGGAAGCCCCCAGCAGTAGCAGCCCGTTACGGAGAAGGGCAGACGCCCTCCCTTCAGCGCCCTTCTACGGGCTGCTCGCTCCGGCGCCTCCTCCGAGAGCTGGCGAGCGTCCAGCATAGCCGGCAACGGGCCGCCCGGCTTTTCGAGTGGCTCATTGCTCCCATTTCCCTGCAGCAGTTCTTTAGCCGCTACTGGGAGAAAAAGCCCCTGTTGATCCATAGGCGCAGCCCAAGTTACTACCGGGATCTCTTCTCCACAGCCGAATTCGATGCCATCCTGCGCGACCAGGACGTCCAGTTCGGGGTCAACTTGGACGTGACCAGCTACGAAGATGGGAAAAGGGAGACGCATAATCCGGTGGGCCGGGCGGTGCCTGCGGTGGTGTGGGATTTCTACAAGAACGGATGTTCCCTCCGGATGCTGAACCCCCAGGCTTTTTCTTCCACCGTCTGGCACTTCCTCTCCATCCTACAGGAGCAGTTCAGCAGCATGGTTGGGGCCAACACGTATCTGACCCCTCCTGGGACACAGGGCTTTGCTCCTCATTACGATGACATTGAAGCTTTTGTCATCCAGCTGGAAGGAAAGAAGCACTGGCGGGTTTACAACCCTAGGAATGCAGCGGAGGTGCTGCCTCAGCTTTCAAGTAACAACTTTAATCAGACCGAGATCGGAGAGCCCATTCTGGAGACAATCTTGGAAGCTGGAGACCTGCTGTATTTCCCCCGGGGGTTTATCCATCAAGGAGACTGTCTCCCAGATGCACATTCACTCCATATAACAGTTTCCTCATACCAGCGCAATTCCTGGGGAGATCTGATGGAAAAGCTCCTCCCTTCAGCGTTGCAGATGGCCATTGAAGAGGATGTGGAATATCGACAAGGTCTGCCTTTAGACTACTTGGAGTACATGGGAGTTGTTAATTCAGATGCTGTTGATCCTCGCCGAGTTGCCTTTATGCAAAAGCTCACTACCTTGATAACAAAACTTGTGGATTATGTGCCAGTTGATGCTGCCGTAGATCAGAAAGCTAAGGCTTTTCTCCATGACTGCCTCCCTCCAGTACTGTCTGAGAGCGAAAAGGCATTGAGTGTGTATGGACATCCAGCACGGTGGGAGAACGGAAATGTCCAAAATATTGATATCCAGATCAAGGAAAATACGCAGGTACGGCTGCTTCGGTATGGAATTGTCAGATTGTGCAATGAAGGCGATAGCATGTTGCTGTATTATACCACAGAAAACTCAAGGGTATACCACAAGGAGGAGCCCAAGTACTGTGAAATAGAGCCTGAATATATAGATAGTGTTGAATTTTTGCTCTCTTCTTACCCAAAGTATGTCAGTGTGAAAGTCCTCCCTTGTGCTACCTTGGATGATAAGATTGCCTTGGCAACTGTATTGTTTGAGAAGGGATTATTGATTACTAAGAACCCTCTGTCTGTGTAA